In Gemmatimonas aurantiaca, the sequence TCCACTTGTGGAGATTGATGCCCACGAAGTCGGCGCCCAGCGCGTCCATGGACAGGGGGATCTGTCCAAACGAGTGCGCGGCATCGACCACCACGTCCACACCACGGCTGCGGGCCAGTGTGGCCACGTCCTTCACGGGCAGCAGCAGGCCGGTCTTGTTGTTGCAGTGCGTGAGCAGCAGCAGTTTGGTACGCGGATTGGCGTCGAGCGCGCGCGTGTAGGCCTCGAGGATGTTCGCATGCGTGGCCGGCTCCGGGATGTCGAGTGTCGCCACTTTCGCGCCCACACTCTTCGCGAGGCCGTTCATCGCCCACTGCATCGCGTTGTAATCGAGATCGGCGTACATCACCGTGTCGCCCGCGCCCACCTTGTTGTACTGGCTGATCAGCGCCTGCAACGCCTCCGTGGCGCCACGTGACAGCGCGATCTCCGAGGGCTTCGCACCCACGAACTGCGCCACCCGCTCCCGCGCCGAACGCCACAGGGCCGGAAACTCGCGCCGGGCAAAATACGAGTTCTCGCGATTCATGCGGTCGATGTGCTCGTGATACTTCGCGAGCACGGGCTGCGACATGAGTCCCCAGTAGCCGGCTTCGAGATTGGTGACGGCATTCGTGACGCGATACTGATCGGCCACCTTCTTCCAGTAGGCCTCGTCCTGCGCCACCTCGTGCAGCGGTCCCGGGTGCGGGGTCAGCCCTGTGGTTGCCGCCGTGGCACCAGGTACATCAGGGGCACCGTCGGAAGTCGTGGACGCCACCATCGTGGCGGGGGCCAGCAGGGAGGCGGCACCGATCACCGCCGAGTCGCGCAGGAAGTCGCGCCGGGAAGAACCAGTCATACCTGACGCTACGAAGCCCGCCCGGCGACCGCAACTGCGATTCCCCTGCAACTGGCCGGAAGTGCGCCGGATGATGAGCTTCCGTGACATGACCGATGCATCCAGCGCCTCCACCCCTGCCCCGCGGCAACCTCACGCCGCGGTGGCTTCGCCCACTGCCGACCGACCAGCCGGCGATCTCCCGCTTGGCGATCTGCCGACTGGCGATCTGCCGACTGGCGACTTGCCCGCCGCGGATTTCCGCCGGGCGGCGCACGCCGTGGTGGACTGGATCGCCGAGTACCTCGAAAACCCATCGGCGCATCCGGTGCGCAGCCGGGTGCGGCCCGGCGATGTGCGCAACGCCCTGCCCGCCTCACCGCCACTCCACGGTGAGCCGCTGGACGCGATGCTCCGGGACTTCCATGCCACCATCCTGCCCGGGATCACCCACTGGAATCACCCGGGGTTCTTCGCCTACTTCGCCAACTCGGGCTCCTATCCGGGCATCCTCGGTGAACTGCTGACGGCCGCACTCAATGCCAACGGCATGTTGTGGGTCACCAGCCCCGCGATCACCGAACTCGAAGAACTCGCACTCGACTGGCTGCGCCAACTGATGGGACTGGGCAGCGGCTGGTCGGGCCAGATCACCGACACGGCCAGCGTGAGCACGTTCTACGCGCTCGCAGCCGCACGCGAACGTGCCGGTCTCGATGTGCGCACCAGAGGTCTCGCCGGGCGCACGGATATGCCACGCCTGCGGGTCTATTGCAGCGAGCACGCGCACTCGTCCATCGACAAGGCGGTCATGGCGCTCGGACTCGGTCATGAGAACTGCGTGAAGATCGCGGTGGACGAACACTTCCGCATGCGCCCCGACGCGCTCCAGGCCGCGATCGCCGCCGATGTGGCCGCGGGGTACAAGCCCATCGCCGTCGTCCCCTGTGTCGGCACGACGAGCATCACCAGCGTCGATCCGGTGCCCGCCCTCGTGCAGATCGCGCGGCAGTACGATTGCTGGGTGCATGTGGACGCCGCGTACGGCGGGGTGGCCGCCATCGTGCCCGAGTTGCGCTACCTGCTCGACGGCGTCGATGGTGCGGACTCGCTGGTGGTCAATCCGCACAAGTGGCTGTTCACGCCGATGGACTGCTCGGTGCTGTTCACGCGCGATCCGGAC encodes:
- a CDS encoding aminotransferase class V-fold PLP-dependent enzyme; its protein translation is MTGSSRRDFLRDSAVIGAASLLAPATMVASTTSDGAPDVPGATAATTGLTPHPGPLHEVAQDEAYWKKVADQYRVTNAVTNLEAGYWGLMSQPVLAKYHEHIDRMNRENSYFARREFPALWRSARERVAQFVGAKPSEIALSRGATEALQALISQYNKVGAGDTVMYADLDYNAMQWAMNGLAKSVGAKVATLDIPEPATHANILEAYTRALDANPRTKLLLLTHCNNKTGLLLPVKDVATLARSRGVDVVVDAAHSFGQIPLSMDALGADFVGINLHKWIGAPVGAGAMYIREGRLDAIDLAHADESAPPTRIDSRLHTGTVNFATMMTIPDAIDFQQSIGIPQKGARLRFLRDRWVKAVRDVPGVDVLTPDDADLAGAITSFRLHGRGTSQANAAIARTLLEEFGLFTFQRNGIAKGDCVRVTPTLYNTPADADKLASAIKTIAARG
- a CDS encoding pyridoxal-dependent decarboxylase, with amino-acid sequence MTDASSASTPAPRQPHAAVASPTADRPAGDLPLGDLPTGDLPTGDLPAADFRRAAHAVVDWIAEYLENPSAHPVRSRVRPGDVRNALPASPPLHGEPLDAMLRDFHATILPGITHWNHPGFFAYFANSGSYPGILGELLTAALNANGMLWVTSPAITELEELALDWLRQLMGLGSGWSGQITDTASVSTFYALAAARERAGLDVRTRGLAGRTDMPRLRVYCSEHAHSSIDKAVMALGLGHENCVKIAVDEHFRMRPDALQAAIAADVAAGYKPIAVVPCVGTTSITSVDPVPALVQIARQYDCWVHVDAAYGGVAAIVPELRYLLDGVDGADSLVVNPHKWLFTPMDCSVLFTRDPDTLRRAFALLPEYLVTRTPDTTTNLMDYGIQLGRRFRALKLWMVMRAYGAEGLAERIRHHCELAREFAGMVHFEGGWELTAPVTLSLVCFRYAPEGASEETIAALNAAIMERVNARGHVYLSHTKLDGRYTLRLAIGNIRTDREHVELAWRELREAARGG